In Notolabrus celidotus isolate fNotCel1 chromosome 5, fNotCel1.pri, whole genome shotgun sequence, the genomic window tatccatccatccatccatccatccatccatccatccatccatccatccatccatccatccatccatccctccacccaaccaaccatccacccacccacccaaccaaccaaccaaccaaccaaccaaccaaccaaccaaccatccatccatccatccatccatccatccatcaacttatccatccatccatccatccatccatccatccatccatccatccatccatccatccatccatccatccatccatccatccatccatttcacAAATCTTACAATGAACATGAAATTGAGCAGCTCACAACTgtgcatctttgttttctgtattttttttatcagtaatGGTACTGACTCTGTTACATGAGTTTGATTATACAGTATTTCCAAAGAGTGAATTCTACTTTAAAGTCTTGGAGCAACAAGTctcaacatgttgatttaactgcgataaaacttgtttttataaCAAAAGGCTTTGCCAATGCAGTCTCGAACGGAAAAGCAGAAATACAGTAAAACAGGACAGTGAATGaatgacatgaaaacacacacacacacgaggtgGGAAACTTCTTCTGATTCCATCTGCTCTCATGATCTCTGCTCTCCGTGTTTCCATCCATTGTCTCATTCTTCTCGTGTGGGGCTGCAGAGACCCCTCTGTGATGCATGAGTCAGACATCCCGGGGTTTCCACATGGCCATTATCCTGTCCAGAACCTTGCTGACAAATGAGAATGGCTTGTGCAGAGTGTATCTAAAAAAATAACTCTTTATATTGCAATGgcaacttttatttattcagacttcGGCTGTTACAGAAGATATACGACACGTCAGACTCTTGCACGGCTGAGCAGGTTTGCGCTTTAATGCCTGTATGGTTGTGTACACTGGGCTGTTAATCATTTTGAAGCAGATACTTCATATAAATTATTTGACAGCTGATGATGAACAGAGTGTTTAACACCTACTGTGTGACATATCATTGTCTGCTGTACTGGGTGTGTTTTCCTTCCTTGAGATGGTCTAAGATAGACAGCTTAAATCAAGGAAACACCTGGAAAAATAAGGCACACGCACACTATGAAAGCTGATGGGGAGCAGTTTCCTGTGGTGTCTGCTCTTTGCTGCAGGGGGGGAATTAAACATCAGTTTGCACGAAGTGATTATGAGCTATATTAAAGTCCTATGAAGCATGTCGTTTGTAATAGAAGAGGTGTTGACAGCCTTGCATTTAAGCGTTAAAACATCCAGTGCAGAAGCTAAATGCTGCATCCACCAGCTGAAGTAACAAGTGTTTTCATGGAGGGGAAAATGACCCTTATAGAGTCTAGCTCTTGTTGTGTGGGCAGTggcagttctagaccaattttactggggcaggctggggccaagggtgttgtcagagggacacattcaaccctgacaaaagagactgagaagggcgaggaccggctgagaacaaactggcaaaacatcagtgcatccctttatactagacatatataatactgtgtactatatcaaaatgcagactgacagcagctgtttggctgtttacactcaacatgagtcccttagcactctaagggactggaaccaagtgcacCACgtatgtgttccgcctgtaacatcggcgcgataccgaagcttttttattgtataatatttgttcgGTGTGGAGGGTgagccacaggggggtccaggttcagttttgcaggggcactggcccctgttggcccctccccagaaccaccaCTGGGTGTGGGATGGGAGATTTAAGAGCCCTGTTTCCACCTCCGACAAACTAACAGATGATGGACTTTTGTTGTGGAAGAAAATGTCCCTGGATTTCTTCCTGCTCCAGACAATTTGCAACCACTTCTTTGAATCATACATGGGAGAAGCTTTTTACAGTCGGATGATGAAATGgattttctgctgcagctttaaaaagccTGATGTAACCGGAACAAAACAGTTGCATGATTTGCCAAAAACTGTATGTTAGATTGAGGCTCGGAAATTGCTTATTCCATATCTCACATGCACCAACTGCTTTTCTGTCTCTGACTGTTAGGAACTTCACATCTGTGTTCCTGTCAACTTTgtgactttgtgtttttcacttgTTGAGTCATGAATGTGGAAAAGTCGTATTAAACTATCCCCATCCTGACACTTTGGCAGTGACCTACACTTTCCCCACCCAAGTGTGGATGTTAAGGGTGGCAGGTTGTTAAATAAAACCTGTGAGTCGGGGAGAAATGTTTATGGTTGAAACACTGCACATCGTATCTCCATATGGAAACATACTCCAGCTCATATGATGATATATTGTTAAAAATTTGGTTTCCATCATCCAATTTAGCACAGACTAAACACTGGCCTGCTGCTCGGATTGTTCCGTGTAGAGAGTGATGGATTTTAAAGCAGACGGTCTGTGAAGCAGATAACTATTGAATGTTCCCTCCTTCAGGCTAACTTCCTTGCAAAATAGCTAACACTGCAATTTTATAGGTCTCTGTGCACCTGCTATTAGAGATCTTTTTCCTCTACCCCTTCAGGTTTATGTATCCCGTGAAGAATGAGGGGTACCCAGAAAAGGGCGAGCATTAGGACCCAGCAGAGACGCCACCCAAtgtgtgctttgtttttacCGCCTTAAGGAAAGAGAGGGATTGTTTTCCTCCTCAGTCTGTTTGAGGAAACTAGTGAAAACACAAGAAGCAAAAGTGGCCTCAGGACAAGAGAGTCATGGTAATGTGGGAACTAAAATACAGTATATAGCAGCATGGTATCACAACACCGAGAATTGCATAAATACATGCATGCTGTGTAACTAATCACAAGAATGTGGTGCAGACATACTTCAGTGCTGTCCTTTGTTTAGCacaagaaaaatgtaatgatgTGCCTACATATGCGGACGCAGCTGATCTTTCTCATTTGTGAACTTAAAGTTCCAAAAACGCCAGCTATTTGACACAATAATCCGCGACTTGTTTATCATTCTCTGTTTCTCAAACTGGAGTGACTATTGTAACTTGTATTTATAGGTCTCCCAAAACAGGACTGTAGCCTGGATACTACTGTGTGTTGTCCACATGCTGCATCAACTGCTTTTTCTCTTTGTGAAGTTTCCACAATCTTACAGGATGTATTGTACAATTCGTATAAGACTGCACAAGTACAAGGAATTAGAAAAACTtaaacctcctgttatgttgcgggtcaaattgaccctttttaaagactattttaggcaatacatgccttccaaaccagctaaatgcagcataaaaatctgggcagcatgtgacagaagaggtgtcgtgttaatttatcaacatcacttcataaaaaatccccaaaatccaaatgtaaaataaaataaacaaaaatctatgtcatgtaaaactattgtatttataattaGGGATTccaatgtacattgaaaagttttaaaattcattttaatgaaaaatgagtgagttatcctcattgaaccatgatctgtgagaattaaaaaacaccaatgcactaaatcttgatttaaatggttagtaatggagctaaaaattagattaaaaaaaatgtgtattgggattttttggggttctgacactttttgataattgaatatgccccgggtcaaattgacccaggaacattattgctgttccagagaaacgaacataacaggagggttaaagtaaagAATTTTCAATTTTTATCACAGAAATAAAAGTGTATTGAAATTGTCAACCGAGGGATATATCTTGACGTGAaagtagaaacatttcaaagttaGAATACAACCCGGGGAATAAGATAAAGCTTAGAATATACTGAAAATGTTAACAGGgtttaatgattaaaatactTCATATAAATGGACAactattaaaaacagaaatttggaggtttgaaaacaaactttctAAAATGTCCAAAAGGCAAAAAGAGCACTGACTTCAAGAACTTTTTCCAGGAGTCAGGCTCAGAATAAGAGAAAGCTGTTTTTCCTAGTACTGTTCTAAAAGGACATGTAAAGCGGCTAGTTTGAGGAGCATGTTGATAAAACCCAGTCATATTAATGTGTTAAAATAACATGCACATGCTTCTTAATGCACAAGTGTTAGAAATGTACATTAATGCGAAAGAAATAGAAAGCATGTAACAGTATAGCAATGATAGTGTCTGCAGTTAGTGTAGGTTCCAGCAAATGGTCTGGACAGCTCATGTCTGCTGACATAAGAACTACATGCCTCAGATCAACTGAGTTCATGCCTGCGACCTGCAACCTACATTCATCTGGCAGCTATAGTTGACTGAACTTGTAGAAAGTAAACCTCCTGCTCAGAAACCTGGAGAAAAGCTGCACGACATCTCAAAACAGCAGCCGTGTGTTATTATTGCATAAGTCCCTCTAATAATCTTATGAAAGAGGTCACAGGTTCTTCTGAGGCGAGCATTGTTCCTGCTTGACGGAGAGAAACACATTCACCAAACCACTTCACAGGTTTACTACCAGTGAGCTAACAACATCACTAAATGCACTAACAAGACTTTAACTGCAGGATAAAGAGGAACCAATCAGTGTTTATTAGTTGTAGAGCATAAATTGCAGCGTCATAGCTTATGTGACACATGGTAACTCATTTACCTGTGAAGGGACTGACCGTCTGGCAGCGGAGTTTGACCTCAAACATATGAGGCATCTTAGGATCAACCATCAGACTGTGGGTTAGACGGCTGCTGCAGCAACTCCTGATCATGGGTGagtgactttaaaaacacttgtaGAGCACATTTCTGCAATTTAATGGAGTAAATTTGAgtaatttttctgtcttttcttgttttaggGGCCATGCCGTTTCAGCGCGTGTGTGGAGTAGTAGTACTCCTCAGCGTGTGTCTGATGTCATTCACTCCACCTTGCGATGGAGGGAACATTCTGGTGTTTCCTGTAGATGGGAGCCACTGGATCAACATGAAGATCCTGTTAGAGGAGCTCCATGCCAAGGGACACAACCTGACAGTGATCAGAGCTGCCAACAGCTGGTACATTGCAGAAAAGTCTCCCCTCTACACATCCATCAGCTTTGAGATGGATGTGGGTATGGAGGACTTTTTTGAAGTCTTTGTAAAGGAGAATATAAGGGTAAGTCATTTTGAATCTTTGGTCATTAATTCACCAACTGAACCTTTTTTTCACTGCtgcttttcaacattttttcacAGGTGCAAAGGGAGGGAGCTTCATCGCTTACTGTCCTCAAGCTCATCAAGGATTTTCTTGTGATGGTCACAGAAGTCCATAGAATGTGGGTGGATGTTGTCGCTCGAATCTTTGATGATGAAAATATGGTCAAAAGGTTACTGGATGCCAAATATGATGTTGTACTCACTGACCCAGCCATTGCATCAGGTGTCGTACTTGCCAAGTTTCTCAAACTTCCCTTGGTCCTCAATGTCCGCTGGATCCCTGCAGGGGAAGGCCACTATTTAATTGCCCCCACACCCTTCTCTTATATCCCAGCACCAGGATCAGGTCTAACGGACAAAATGGACTTCATCCAGAGGGTCAAGAACgtacttttccacagtgtcgCTGAGTACCAGATAAGAACTATGGCAGAGCCAGCATATAATCCCCTCTGTGATAAATATATTGAGGGTGGATGCACCATCATCTCGCTTCTTCAGGAAGCAGACATTTGGCTTTTCAGGTCAGATTTCGTGTTTGACTTTCCCCGGCCCACGATGCCCAATGTCGTCTACATAGGAGGGTTTCAGTGCAAACCAGCACAGCCTTTGCCAGCAGACCTGGAGGATTTTGTTCAGAGTGCCGGGGAGCACGGAGTGATCATCATGACTCTGGGAACTTTGGTGAATGCTTTGCCCGAAGACCTTGCAGATGAATTTGCCAGCGTGTTTGCCAAGATGCCACAGAAGGTAAGATGTGATCAGTGATGCAGTTTTAAGTGCTGTGTGTTTGACTCAGAGGAGATAGTAATGTGTCAACTGATccacaaaaaa contains:
- the ugt5d1 gene encoding UDP glucuronosyltransferase 5 family, polypeptide D1, coding for MGAMPFQRVCGVVVLLSVCLMSFTPPCDGGNILVFPVDGSHWINMKILLEELHAKGHNLTVIRAANSWYIAEKSPLYTSISFEMDVGMEDFFEVFVKENIRVQREGASSLTVLKLIKDFLVMVTEVHRMWVDVVARIFDDENMVKRLLDAKYDVVLTDPAIASGVVLAKFLKLPLVLNVRWIPAGEGHYLIAPTPFSYIPAPGSGLTDKMDFIQRVKNVLFHSVAEYQIRTMAEPAYNPLCDKYIEGGCTIISLLQEADIWLFRSDFVFDFPRPTMPNVVYIGGFQCKPAQPLPADLEDFVQSAGEHGVIIMTLGTLVNALPEDLADEFASVFAKMPQKVIWKHKGKRPSTLGNNTLIVEWMPQKDLLGHPQIKAFVAHGGTNGVQEAIYHGVPVLGIPLFFDQFDNLLRLQDRGAGKILELAYANARSFELALNEVLHQDSYRQNIQRMSHLHRDQPMAPMEQAVFWVEYVMRHKGARHLRTEAYKMPWYSYHSLDVLLVLMAAVAVLLYSTFAVFRFLCCRHRRKSKAKQH